One genomic segment of Suricata suricatta isolate VVHF042 chromosome 16, meerkat_22Aug2017_6uvM2_HiC, whole genome shotgun sequence includes these proteins:
- the SLC22A31 gene encoding putative solute carrier family 22 member 31 codes for MSHLLGWLLGCVLLGAGCDWFGRRAVFVASLALATGLGAGEALAASFPALLVLRLLHGGALAGFSLALYVARLELCDPPHRLAFSVGAGLFSVLGTLLLPGLALLAQDWRLLQGLSALATGLLLLFWGSPALFPESPSWLLATGQPARARKIVRHFAEAGGVDPEDSSEEETSLVTELDVLGARSPQPQYHCVLELRHTRVAWRNGVLLGFSSLISGGVGAGFLRSLAPSEPAFYWPYFLAVGLEAAATVLLLLTGDRWGRRPVLLLGTLVMGLASLLLLAGTQYLPGWAMLSLAVLGLLASHAVSALSTLFAAEVLPTVIRGAGLGLVLGAGFLGQAAAPLADVHARRGFFLHRVLFAAFAVLSLLCVLLLPESRGCHLPASLRDADRLGGSPALRAGPRPGPRAPGGSLPAPPPPPPWGGAAATTAPTV; via the exons ATGAGCCACCTCCTGGGCTGGCTGCTGGGCTGTGTCCTCCTGGGTGCGGGCTGTGACTG GTTTGGACGTCGGGCTGTGTTCGTGGCCTCCCTGGCGCTGGCCACGGGCCTGGGGGCCGGCGAGGCCCTGGCGGCCAGCTTTCCCGCCCTGCTGGTTTTAAGGCTGCTGCACGGGGGGGCCTTGGCAGGATTTTCCCTTGCCCTCTACGTGGCTC GCCTGGAGCTGTGTGACCCCCCTCACCGCCTGGCGTTCTCCGTGGGAGCCGGCCTCTTCTCAGTGCTGGGCACCCTGCTGCTGCCTGGCCTGGCGCTGCTGGCGCAGGACTGGCGCCTTCTGCAGGGGCTCAGTGCCCTGGCCACGGGACTTCTGCTGCTCTTTTGGGG GTCTCCGGCCCTGTTCCCCGAGTCTCCCTCCTGGCTGCTGGCCACGGGACAGCCAGCCCGAGCCCGGAAGATCGTGCGGCACTTTGCAGAAGCTGGGGGTGTGGACCCGGAGGACAGCTCGGAGGAGGAGACCTCCCTGGTAACAG AGCTGGACGTGCTGGGTGCacggagcccccagccccagtaCCACTGCGTCCTGGAGCTCCGGCACACCCGCGTTGCCTGGAGGAATGGAGTCCTCCTGGGCTTCAGTTC GCTGATCAGCGGGGGCGTCGGAGCCGGCTTCCTCCGCAGCCTGGCCCCGAGCGAGCCTGCCTTCTACTGGCCCTACTTCCTGGCCGTGGGCCTGGAGGCAGCGGCCACGGTGCTCCTGCTGCTGACGGGGGACCGCTGGGGGCGACGCCCAGTCCTGTTGCTGGGCACCCTGGTGATGGGCCTGGCATCGCTGCTGCTCCTGGCCGGGACCCAGT accTGCCGGGCTGGGCCATGCTGTCCCTGGCCGTCCTGGGCCTCCTGGCCTCTCACGCTGTGTCTGCCCTGAGCACCCTCTTTGCGGCGGAGGTGCTGCCCACCGTGATCAG GGGCGCCGGGCTGGGCCTGGTGCTGGGCGCCGGCTTCCTGGGCCAGGCGGCCGCCCCCCTGGCCGACGTGCACGCGCGCCGCGGCTTCTTCCTGCACCGCGTGCTCTTCGCGGCCTTCGCGGTGCTCAGCCTGCTGTGCGTCCTGCTGCTGCCCGAGAGCCGCGGCTGCCACCTGCCCGCCTCGCTGCGGGACGCCGACCGCCTGGGCGGGTCCCCGGCCCTCCGCGCGGGTCCCCGGCCGGG G